The nucleotide window TTCATGGACTCCACCGGTCTCAATGTGCTGCTCGGCGCGCGCCTGAAGGCGGAGGCTGAGGGGGGCGCGGTCCATCTGGCCGGGATGCAGCCGGTGGTGGCCCGGGTCTTCGAGATCACCGGCGCGGAGGCGGTCTTCACGGTGCATGACTCTCTCGACGCGGCTCTGACCGACTGACGTGACGCGGTGTCCGGAACCATGCATTCCGGGCACGTAGTCCGTGTCACAACTTCCGTACCCAAGAAGTGGGTGTTCTCACGGTCCGGTCGGGCAGGAGACATCTGAATCCGTTGAATCAGTCAGTATCTGTTTTCCGTGAACAGGCGAATCGGTGAGGTGAAGCGCTGATGAGCACCACCCGGCCGTATCCGCCGGGCGATCTCGGCCCGGAGCCGGGCAGCGCCGGCGCTTCCGCCGCCCCGGCTCCCGCCACTCCGGCGGGCCAGGTCCGCCGGCTGCGTCTGGCGGGCACCCGGGGCGCTGTGGCGCGCGGCCGTGACTTCGCCCGGCAGGCCCTGCACGACTGGGGCTGGCTGCCGGCCGCCGGCGCCGATCAGCGTGCCGCGGCCGAGGATGTGCTGCTCGTCGTCTCCGAACTGGTCACCAACGCCTGCCTGCATGCCGAAGGACCCGAGGAGCTGCGGCTGCGCTGCACCGCCAAAGTGCTGCACCTCGAGGTCAGCGACCTCGGTGCGGGCGCGCCGGCGCCGCGCAGCCCGCACCGTCCGGGCCGCCCCGGCGGGCACGGCATGTTCATCGTGCAGCGACTGTGCCTGGACTGGGGCGTGGTGCGCAACGCCGACGGCACG belongs to Streptomyces sp. NBC_01454 and includes:
- a CDS encoding ATP-binding protein yields the protein MSTTRPYPPGDLGPEPGSAGASAAPAPATPAGQVRRLRLAGTRGAVARGRDFARQALHDWGWLPAAGADQRAAAEDVLLVVSELVTNACLHAEGPEELRLRCTAKVLHLEVSDLGAGAPAPRSPHRPGRPGGHGMFIVQRLCLDWGVVRNADGTGKTVWAELAAPS